CGCGACCTCGGCAAGCCGATCGCGGCGGACGCAGCGGTGGATCATCGTGGAACAGTCGGGACAGATGCCCTGCAGGTTGCCGCTGTTCGCGGTCGTGGGCAGGTAGTCGACGGCGTCGCCGGCGGGCCGTTGCGGGCTGCGGCAGCGCACGCAGAACAGCTCGCCGAAGCCGCAGGGGGTCCGGCTGCTTTGCCTTCGCTGTTCCAGGAACGCCTTCAGCGCACGGCCGAGAATCAGGGTGGGGCGTCCGCCATCGACCGTCGTCAGCCCGGCCCTGACCCAGTTCCGGATCGGGTTGCGATGGACGCCGAGCGCGCGGGCGGCCTCCTCGATCGTGTAGCTGAGGTGCAGCTTGACCCGTCGCGGGTCGAGCCGATGGCTGGTCCGCGGCATGACTGACCTACCGGCCGCCATCGGGCACACGGCCTTGGTCCGAGGTGGACCGCCGCACCCGCTGCGCCAGCCAGTCCTCCAGATCGGACTGGCGATAGACGACGCGGCGCCCGAGCTTGCAGAAGACGGGCCCGCCCCCATAGAGCCGCAGCTTGGCGAGCGTGCTGGTCGACAG
This is a stretch of genomic DNA from Alphaproteobacteria bacterium. It encodes these proteins:
- a CDS encoding helix-turn-helix domain-containing protein, with protein sequence MAAGRSVMPRTSHRLDPRRVKLHLSYTIEEAARALGVHRNPIRNWVRAGLTTVDGGRPTLILGRALKAFLEQRRQSSRTPCGFGELFCVRCRSPQRPAGDAVDYLPTTANSGNLQGICPDCSTMIHRCVRRDRLAEVAGDLEIAFPGGQ
- a CDS encoding helix-turn-helix domain-containing protein, which produces MSEPSSCLNVDEAAAFIGLSTSTLAKLRLYGGGPVFCKLGRRVVYRQSDLEDWLAQRVRRSTSDQGRVPDGGR